A window of the Glaciimonas sp. CA11.2 genome harbors these coding sequences:
- the tsaD gene encoding tRNA (adenosine(37)-N6)-threonylcarbamoyltransferase complex transferase subunit TsaD, translating into MIVLGVESSCDETGIALYDTQRGLLSHALYSQVAMHEQYGGVVPELASRDHIRRAIPLLQQVLTEGNTHLDDIDAIAYTQGPGLAGALLVGASVACGLGLALDKPMLGVHHLEGHLLSPLLASNPPKFPFVALLVSGGHTQLMRVDGVGQYTLLGETLDDAAGEAFDKSAKLLGLGYPGGPAISRLAEFGDPTAYQLPRPMLHSKNLNFSFSGLKTAVLTLVKKQTINICEQDKANIARAFVDALVEVLVVKCIAALKQTGLNRLVIAGGVGANLQLRDALNAAAVKRRFKVFYPELEFCTDNGAMIAFAGAMRLQISPDAAQRDYAFNVRPRWPLDQIGI; encoded by the coding sequence ATGATTGTTCTCGGCGTTGAATCATCCTGTGATGAAACCGGTATTGCGTTATACGACACACAGCGCGGTTTGCTTTCTCACGCACTTTATTCACAAGTGGCGATGCACGAACAATACGGTGGCGTTGTACCAGAATTGGCGTCCCGGGATCATATCCGCCGCGCAATCCCGTTATTACAACAAGTATTGACTGAGGGAAACACGCATCTTGACGATATAGATGCCATCGCTTATACACAAGGGCCCGGATTAGCTGGTGCTTTGTTGGTCGGTGCGTCAGTTGCCTGCGGTCTCGGTCTGGCTTTAGATAAGCCAATGCTGGGCGTGCATCATCTGGAAGGGCATCTTTTGTCCCCGTTGCTGGCGAGTAATCCACCGAAATTTCCGTTTGTGGCGTTATTGGTGTCGGGTGGACATACGCAATTGATGCGTGTGGATGGCGTAGGGCAATACACTTTGCTTGGTGAAACGTTAGATGACGCTGCGGGCGAAGCTTTTGATAAATCGGCCAAATTGCTGGGTCTTGGTTATCCCGGTGGACCAGCAATATCGCGTCTGGCAGAGTTTGGAGACCCAACAGCGTATCAATTGCCGAGACCAATGTTGCATTCAAAAAATCTGAATTTCAGTTTTTCTGGCTTGAAAACAGCGGTACTGACCTTGGTGAAGAAGCAAACGATCAATATTTGCGAGCAGGATAAAGCTAACATCGCGCGCGCTTTTGTGGATGCTTTGGTGGAAGTTCTGGTGGTCAAATGCATTGCTGCCTTAAAACAGACAGGGCTTAACCGCTTGGTAATCGCCGGGGGCGTCGGCGCTAACCTGCAATTGCGCGACGCGTTAAATGCGGCTGCGGTGAAGCGGCGTTTCAAGGTGTTTTATCCTGAACTTGAGTTCTGTACCGATAATGGCGCAATGATTGCTTTTGCCGGTGCAATGCGTTTGCAAATCAGTCCGGATGCTGCGCAGCGCGATTATGCATTTAATGTGCGACCGCGCTGGCCGTTAGATCAGATAGGGATATGA
- a CDS encoding sigma-70 family RNA polymerase sigma factor has translation MAIDPRDLEALRSPLLRFAQLQLRNTSLAEDAVSETIVAVMEHPDRFQQQSSLKTYVIGILKHKLIDQLRRGKREIQLTDDPYDDRSDADMVDALFNSRDHATEAMPDWGNPDQTLERKEFFDILQLCIDKLPAKTGRIFMMREWLELDTDAICKELDITTANAWVLLYRARTRLRECLQINWFGIHPA, from the coding sequence ATGGCAATTGACCCCCGCGATCTAGAGGCTCTGCGCTCACCGTTGTTAAGATTTGCGCAACTTCAGTTACGCAACACCAGTTTGGCAGAAGACGCTGTCTCGGAAACCATCGTCGCGGTGATGGAACATCCTGATCGATTTCAGCAGCAATCTTCCCTCAAAACCTATGTTATCGGTATTCTGAAACACAAATTGATTGATCAGTTGCGACGTGGCAAGCGCGAGATCCAACTTACTGATGATCCTTATGATGATCGCAGTGATGCAGATATGGTGGATGCATTGTTCAACAGCCGAGATCACGCAACTGAAGCAATGCCCGATTGGGGAAATCCAGATCAGACACTGGAGCGCAAGGAATTTTTTGATATTTTGCAGTTGTGTATAGACAAGTTGCCAGCCAAAACAGGGCGTATTTTTATGATGCGCGAATGGTTGGAGTTGGACACCGACGCGATCTGCAAGGAACTGGATATTACTACTGCCAACGCGTGGGTGCTGTTGTACCGGGCACGTACGCGCTTGCGCGAATGTCTGCAAATTAATTGGTTTGGTATTCATCCCGCGTAG
- a CDS encoding zf-HC2 domain-containing protein encodes MPRQRLFPTCRETQSLLSEAQDRTLSPIHRVRVRVHLWTCTACTRFSRHIHFLRDAMQRLGKD; translated from the coding sequence ATGCCCCGTCAACGTCTATTTCCTACTTGCCGTGAAACGCAAAGCCTTTTGTCAGAAGCGCAGGATCGAACGCTTTCACCCATCCATCGCGTTCGCGTCAGGGTGCATTTGTGGACTTGTACTGCGTGTACCCGTTTCTCCCGCCATATTCATTTCTTGCGTGATGCAATGCAACGCTTGGGGAAAGATTAA